TCCCTGGCCTTTGATAACATCGACCTGAGCTACGGACGCTGGGACAACCAGCAGCTATACAGGATCAAGGACTTTGCTCTGCTGGGCGAACAGTACGCGGACACCTCGGAGAGCAGTTTGGTGTGCCTGGCCACCCAGACTTCAGTGGAGCGCCTCAACTCGTTGCCCCAGGTGGCTGCCAATTGGCAGGGCAAGATGTCCGTGGCCCTGTTTGCAGCTGGTCCCGAGGAGTTTGTAGTCCTGCAATACTTTGTTACCTACATGCGCTTGTGCTTCGCCAACATTCGCGAGAATGCCACCTTTCACCTACTCACGCCGAGGGACTTTGACAAGTTGCCCCGCATGTCCGCCCTTCCTCCTAACATGAAGGGCAAATTCGACTGCCAGTACCCGGATAGAACGCTCAAGGCTCTGCTTAAGTTCCGCTCGCTGAAGACCCTGCAGTGGCGACAGAGGAACACCTATCCGCAGAACCACATGAGGAACCTGGCACGCAAGGGATGCCAGACGAAGTACGTCTTTCTCACCGACATCGACATTGTTCCCAGCACGAACAGTGTGCCCCAGCTGAACCACTTCTTCAGGACAGCCAATTGCACCAAGAGCTGTGCCTACGTAATCCCCACATTTGAAATAGACGTTAGGGCTACGTTTCCCCGCTCCAAGAATGCTTTAGTGCGCCTGATAAGGAAGGGACTGGCTAGGCCTTTTCACGAAAAGGTCTTTATCTACAACCAATATGCAACTAACTTCTCCAAGTACGTTTATCCAATTAGAGTTATAAAATCAGttgtaatatatgtacttgTACTTCAGATGGCTGTCCTCCAACACAAATGAGACGGAAGTGTCTGTCAGCCACATCGTAACGAACTTTGAATTCCTCTATGAACCATTCTACATAGCTGTGGACAACGCACCAGCGCACGACGAACGATTTATGGGTTATGGGTTCACCAGGAACTCCCAGGTGAGTATAATTGGAACGCAGAAACCGCGCATTTCCAACTGACTTCTAACTTGCAGGTATATGAGATGCACATAGCTGGCTATCAGTTCTACGTCCTTACTCCTGTTTTCACCGGCCATTGGGGATTGCAAAGGAAGCAGGCCAGACCAGCTTGGCGAGAGCAGCAGAATAATGCGAATCGCCGGAAGTTCGACGTTTTCAAAAGTGAGATATTCGTGCGGTACAAAAACGATCCACGCCTGTTGTTGAAAGCCAAGAAGAATCAAATCAtagtcaaataaataaaatagttaataatGTAAACTTTAAACTAGACAAATACAACTAATTTTAGGTAAGAGATCTACAAGATATCAGAATATGAAGACGAATAAAAGCCAATGGATTTGTGGGAGAGTAAAGTAGTAAATATGAGGCATAAATTCCCGtctttaaaagtattttaatcgTGGTTTCTAGGGAGGAAGGTCCTTGAAAGGGGTGTGAGTGCCGGAGGAATGTCATCTGCGGGCTTCCACGCGAATTTGGCGCCCAAAGCAGAGGGCGCGAGGATGGACCGTGTGAAGGAGAACAGTGGAGGCCGAATGCCGGAAGGAGCAGAGCGCCGGCGCAGGACTTTCGCAAGCTGCGTGCTCCCCCAAAAAGCTGCCGTCGCCTTCGCAGGACAATAAAAGCTCACTCCATCGGCCAGCTTTCCGCAGTCTGTGGCAATCAGAGGGCCCAGTGGATTATTTATTGTGAGTgctaagaaaaagaaaaacgaaaagaatcGCAACGCGCAATGAGGCAAGGTGATTCCCGTGCGAGCAGCAAAGAAGTCGGAAATAGCCACAAGAACTTGATTAATCCCCATCCGATCCGGCTGTAAGTCCGCCGCAGGTGAGTCCTTCATCCTTCGCCGTTCGGCGCTCCAAGGCTGCCCAGTCGGTTCGTCCgtgttttcgatttttcgtGACGGGCAGGACACAAAGGAAAAATGCGAATAATGGGGAAAAAACAAGCATCGACTGacccacccatccatccatccatccaaccattcaaccatccatccatccatccatccaacgACTTGAAGCCCCCGGCTGTTTGCTCAATTAGGTATCAGTTTTCCAGCGACAGACGCATTATCCTGCGACGCCTGCAATATCTGTCCCAATGGCGATGATGCCATGGCCCAGGCGTTCCATCATCGCCACCACCTCGATATCGATATCCGGCGCGAAGGACACCCTTATCAGGCCCCATCCTTCCGCCCCGAGGCGCATTTGTTTACCTGGCCGCCCTTCGATGGCCACTAATTGCGCTGCGAGTGTCAGCGGCGGACTTAGGAGCAGGTACATGTACAGGCTCGGGAGCAGCCAATTAATATCCAATTTGTGTAATTGTGCCGCACCCGCTTGCCATTCGAGTGGCAGTGCCAGTGGCAGTGCCCCAAAATCCACGAAGCACTTCGATGGGCACTTGAGCGTTAAAAACGCagcttaaatattcatttctcGCCGATAATGGCAAAGAGCTCACTTTCCGACTGATTTTATGGCCCCCAATTCGACTTTAATGCCGAGAAAAAACGTTGTCTCGATTGAAACGGACAGCGACtttgaaaacagtttttgAAGTTCAATTTCAACGCAAAAAGTATGCGCTGTATATTACTTATATACCAGATAGATAGCATTTCTTGAAGTTgttatattctatatatatttagcttAAAGGAATGCTttttaagtataaatataacaaaccattttttaaatttattcggTTTGTATTGACTCTGTAAGGACGGCAAGGATATGCCTTCTTGCAAGGCGTCTTCGCTCAGTGTACTTTTTATGCTGATGGCCACAAAGTGGGAAGCGTTTTAATCAGGGTGAGCTGCCCGCGTGGAGCGAGGAGGGGGGTAAAAGGACTTGGCGAAAGAGGACATTTAAATATCGTGACCATTATCCAGAAAGTGGCGGCAGGCTAAGCCCGGGATGAGAAGTGACCTTGCTTCCGTCACTTGCACGGCAAACAGGCTGCACTTGCTGGTTAGCTTCTGGTTCTGGCTGTGCTTCTGGTTGTGACTTGGATTCCGCATCTGGTCCTGCCAGCAGGATGGAACAGGAACAGGGGGAGTGCAACTGGGTCAAGCCACTATTAATACATTGGCATTGGCCGAATATGCCTGGGCAAGCTGAGTTCCACGGCCGTCAAGTCAAGCCGAAGCCAGTCAAGTCAACTTTTTAATGTCCCTGTTTACGACAGGAGCagggaaaaacaatttactgCAGGATGACACCACCACGTAACCAACAACCAACTGTCCGGGCCGTAAAACTAGGAGCCCGTCTGCTGCGAAATTAATGAGAATGTCAAATGCGCTCTGCCATTGCTCAAAGTCAAAGCGAAAAGTCCGAAGCGCAAAGTTTCGATTAAAGATTAAGCTGGCTGCCATATCAGAGCGACTCCGTGTCCCCCGTCTCATGAACAATTCATAGTCCACTTCCCGGAATGCATATGCATCCGAGCACCGACTGGCCCCCACCCAGCGCCAACTGTTGATCCGATGGCCGCCAATCCTAGTCAGATTGAGGCTTTCCCATAATGAATGCTTGCTGCATTCGTTGAAGTCAATCCAATTAATAGGAAACGCTCTCTGGAAATTTATTATCTCTTGAGTATCCAGACTTCCGAGCTCATGGAGCACCGATACCTACGCAGATCCATCGAAGCCTCTTCCCCGTCGCTGAATCAAACGCTTCCCAAGCGAGGATAATTCGCACACAAAATACTTGGCATGTGGGAGGTTGACAGGGAGTGGGAACTGAGCAAATGACTCACCTCCTGCCAGGATTGTGTGGCCTTCGGGTGGGTTgggttggtttggtttggggtGAGTGGGGATGCGCCTGCACCCAATCAGCAGTTCCATATGATTTCGCTTGCCGAGTCAACAGCGGCAATTGGCAGTTTATTGTCGGCAAATATGCCAACATTCGAATGTTTGTCGAATTATGTGGAGCCAATCCCGCCCAGCTCGGCGGATGGGTTATCAATCAGCAGCTGATGGGCATCGGCATGCAAATAGGCGGAGCACGGCTGGCTTAATTGGGATGCAGACACCCACATGGGGCACAGGAACCGCCACAGGCACAGACACTAGTATATCCTTCAAGGACGCCTCCATGCGAGACTTAATGAGCTTCCTCGGCGCAATAAGCATAATAATAGTTCGCCTGCACCCGAGACAGACTTTGTGCAGCTCGCATCCTTTGGATGGGCATGCGAAAGTGGGTTTCGGTGCAATCTGCATAATAATGACAAAGGGGCGTAGAGGGTGGAGGAGGGTGGTTACCTGGATTTCCAACCACTTGTCGTGTCCTAATGAAACCACAAACAGCCcaggtgtgtgggtgtggccaaAGACGATGGCGATCTCCTTGTGGAGAGCAGATGGATATGGAAATTGGGAACAAGGCCATTTGGGGAATGGAAAGCGGTTCCCTTTAAACTTTTAGTTATTTGTTGTGCGCGATTGTTATACTACTTGATTGAACTATGATATATACCTTTCACTCACTGGCCAACTTTAAATTTCTTTCAATTACAGGTCACTGCTTTTGAACACCCAGGTAATTTAGGCAGTAAGCTTGATGACTATGAATAATCAAGATAATTGCATGCCACTAATCAAAAATCGAGAAG
This sequence is a window from Drosophila teissieri strain GT53w chromosome 2R, Prin_Dtei_1.1, whole genome shotgun sequence. Protein-coding genes within it:
- the LOC122614263 gene encoding beta-1,4-glucuronyltransferase 1; translation: MDGFVVPNNSASLAFDNIDLSYGRWDNQQLYRIKDFALLGEQYADTSESSLVCLATQTSVERLNSLPQVAANWQGKMSVALFAAGPEEFVVLQYFVTYMRLCFANIRENATFHLLTPRDFDKLPRMSALPPNMKGKFDCQYPDRTLKALLKFRSLKTLQWRQRNTYPQNHMRNLARKGCQTKYVFLTDIDIVPSTNSVPQLNHFFRTANCTKSCAYVIPTFEIDVRATFPRSKNALVRLIRKGLARPFHEKVFIYNQYATNFSKWLSSNTNETEVSVSHIVTNFEFLYEPFYIAVDNAPAHDERFMGYGFTRNSQVYEMHIAGYQFYVLTPVFTGHWGLQRKQARPAWREQQNNANRRKFDVFKSEIFVRYKNDPRLLLKAKKNQIIVK